The proteins below are encoded in one region of Lactuca sativa cultivar Salinas chromosome 3, Lsat_Salinas_v11, whole genome shotgun sequence:
- the LOC111900885 gene encoding uncharacterized protein LOC111900885 isoform X1: MYGRWEGELWFHRRHMWPVPSSSKPSVAAPSNSFVLIDTNSFSKDGRTIHVGDCALFKPSHNSLPFVGLIRKLKVGKENNLTLSVNWLYRPADIKLKEGASLEAAPNEIFYSFHKDEIPAASLLHPCKVAFLPKNLELPSGISSFVCRRVYDIESKCLWWLTDQDYINSCLTQERQQEVDKLLDKTRVEMYGALQTQTGGRSPKPLNGSQLKPSSDNVQNSSSSISSHAKSKKRDHGVHKSKVDDADSGQLRPEHIIKTEISKITDKGGLMDFQGVEKLIQLMRPENTDKKLDLSSRTMLVDVISVTERFDYLTRFVQLRGLSVLDEWLQEIHKGKIGDGNGSPKENDKSVEDFLFSLLRALDRLPVNLHALQTCNVGKSVNHLRSHKNSEIQKKARSLVSTWKRRVEAEMTMIETKSSTSRGGSWPSKSMMSDVSHLGNRRSTSTSQPSPLKSPQQPKVNNNNNNSGEPAAKSPADKLAATGGGGGGGGGGSSDMPSSGTKEGRSSSTTHSPNNSQSCSSDHGKTGSVYNSRNSSNGFHGSTTPGNEKGNLGKIRNFGNEKGAGHVSDVSIVDNGNNQSVVAPSEKQDQKTSGKTVNDSLQSNVEKMDTDGKDGMEGCDDAKSATVTVVLPDEHGGSSSGVTPKPGKLYEPSYSSINALVESCAKFSEASVSVSPSMGDDGGMNLLASVAAGEISRSDVACSPPLPEDSCSANVAKLRRIVQDEDNGPHVSGDSKDATFGKGEVRVGSESESLIPVAVKPEVKTGMVEVEEKSGDDKTMEKNVILPESCKVETQVNEESASWSSSDMHDEEKKKLVNNRSRNLQESQATTTSCGDADLAIKFEERDDDKKAGIHNEMDSGTSVSHENVGKHEADDPDSTVNISATTPVAETETETVVKLDFDLNEVVPSDDGNQGEVDGNQNQNHTLPSSNSPVDGNRSPFITVAAPAKGPFYPSENLSRTKPELGWKGSAATSAFRPAKPVRPLFDFDLNIGVDDSGQNNAHENSGGGLDLDLNACQEPPETVQLPPRVFPSNSNSSRGFDLNGPGVEEAININPSGGETVQFQKKGMQFLPAVPNMRVNNNMDIGVNMSSWFPPNNTYPTTITIPSIQEQSYVPSQRMLSPVLSSTPAVVPFQYSPFPFETNFPLPNSFPPVSTAYMDSSPAGGPTSAPGPGPGPICFPTQTQLVPMPYRPSYFMSLPGGSSNPGKWGGGGGGGGGGLDLNSGPGGGTGGVSKRKEPDGGWDGDRISYKHPSWQ; this comes from the exons ATGTATGGGCGGTGGGAAGGTGAGCTGTGGTTCCACCGGCGGCACATGTGGCCGGTCCCATCTTCCTCCAAGCCATCTGTAGCTGCTCCTTCCAATTCCTTCGTATTGATTGACACTAACTCTTTCTCCAaa GATGGTCGAACGATTCATGTTGGTGACTGTGCTCTCTTCAAGCCATCCCACAACTCCCTTCCTTTTGTTGGACTAATCCGTAAGTTAAAAGTAGGAAAAGAAAACAACCTAACTTTAAGTGTGAACTGGCTTTATCGACCTGCAGACATAAAACTCAAAGAGGGTGCTTCATTAGAAGCAGCACCAAACGAAATCTTCTATTCCTTTCACAAGGATGAAATACCTGCTGCATCATTACTCCATCCGTGTAAAGTCGCATTCCTTCCTAAAAATCTTGAACTTCCTTCAGGGATATCCTCATTTGTGTGCAGACGAGTGTATGATATTGAGAGCAAGTGTTTATGGTGGTTAACTGATCAAGACTACATTAAC TCTTGTTTGACACAGGAAAGACAACAAGAAGTAGACAAGTTATTAGATAAGACACGTGTAGAAATGTATGGAGCACTACAAACACAAACTGGAGGGCGTTCTCCAAAACCCTTGAATGGTTCACAGCTAAAACCTAGTTCAGATAATGTACAAAATAGTTCATCCTCCATTTCATCACATGCTAAAAGTAAAAAGAGAGATCACGGGGTCCACAAATCCAAAGTAGACGATGCAGATTCTGGTCAACTTAGACCTGAACACATAATAAAAACCGAAATTTCCAAAATCACTGATAAAGGAGGATTGATGGATTTCCAAGGAGTTGAAAAACTAATCCAACTCATGAGACCCGAAAACACCGACAAAAAACTCGACTTATCTTCCCGAACAATGCTTGTTGATGTCATATCAGTTACTGAAAGATTTGATTATTTAACTCGGTTTGTTCAATTAAGGGGTTTGTCAGTTTTGGATGAATGGCTTCAAGAAATCCACAAGGGTAAAATCGGCGATGGGAATGGGAGTCCAAAAGAAAACGataaatctgttgaagattttctTTTTTCTCTACTTCGTGCCCTTGATAGGTTACCTGTGAATCTTCATGCTTTACAGACTTGTAATGTTGGGAAATCTGTGAATCATTTAAGAAGCCATAAAAATTCAGAGATTCAGAAGAAAGCAAGAAGTCTAGTCAGCACATGGAAGAGACGTGTGGAAGCTGAAATGACAATGATTGAAACAAAATCTAGTACAAGTCGAGGTGGCTCATGGCCAAGTAAATCAATGATGTCTGATGTTTCTCATTTAGGAAACAGACGTTCTACTTCCACCTCTCAACCTTCCCCTTTAAAATctccacaacaaccgaaagttaataataataataataattccgGTGAACCTGCCGCCAAATCTCCCGCCGATAAACTGGCGGCAACTGGCGGTggcggtggtggaggtggtggtggatcCTCGGACATGCCTTCATCTGGAACTAAAGAAGGTAGGAGTTCAAGCACCACTCATTCTCCAAACAACAGTCAATCTTGCTCTAGTGATCATGGGAAGACTGGTAGTGTTTACAATAGCAGGAACTCAAGCAATGGTTTCCATGGCTCCACAACTCCAGGAAATGAAAAGGGTAATCTTGGAAAAATCCGGAATTTTGGTAATGAGAAAGGAGCTGGACATGTGTCTGATGTGTCCATTGTAGATAATGGAAACAACCAAAGTGTTGTGGCACCTTCTGAGAAGCAAGATCAAAAGACAAGTGGAAAAACTGTAAACGATTCTTTACAGAGCAATGTGGAAAAAATGGATACAGATGGGAAAGATGGAATGGAGGGCTGTGATGATGCCAAGTCAGCAACTGTGACTGTTGTGTTACCTGATGAACATGGTGGTTCTTCATCTGGGGTCACTCCAAAACCAGGGAAATTATATGAACCTTCTTATAGCTCTATAAACGCGTTAGTAGAAAGCTGTGCTAAGTTTTCTGAAGCTAGTGTCTCAGTGTCACCTTCAATGGGTGATGATGGTGGAATGAATCTTCTTGCCAGCGTGGCAGCTGGTGAAATCTCAAGATCTGACGTGGCATGTTCCCCTCCTTTACCTGAAGATTCTTGTTCTGCAAATGTTGCTAAGCTGAGGCGAATAGTTCAAGACGAAGATAACGGGCCCCACGTGTCTGGAGATAGTAAGGACGCGACATTTGGGAAAGGCGAGGTACGGGTGGGGTCGGAATCGGAATCGTTGATTCCGGTTGCTGTGAAGCCTGAAGTGAAGACTGGAATGGTGGAAGTAGAAGAGAAGAGTGGTGATGATAAAACGATGGAGAAGAATGTGATTCTTCCGGAAAGTTGTAAAGTTGAAACACAAGTTAATGAAGAATCGGCTTCTTGGTCTTCTTCAGATATGCATGATGAAGAGAAGAAGAAACTGGTCAATAATCGGTCAAGAAATTTACAGGAATCTCAAGCTACTACCACTTCTTGTGGTGATGCTGATTTAGCAATAAAGTTTGAAGAGCGTGATGATGACAAGAAGGCCGGAATCCACAATGAAATGGATTCTGGGACGTCTGTTTCCCATGAAAACGTTGGAAAACACGAAGCCGACGATCCTGATTCCACCGTTAACATTTCCGCCACAACGCCCGTGGCGGAAACGGAAACGGAAACGGTGGTAAAGTTGGATTTTGATCTGAACGAAGTTGTTCCTAGCGATGACGGGAACCAAGGAGAGGTTGATGGGAATCAGAATCAGAATCACACATTACCTTCTTCCAATTCACCTGTTGATGGGAATCGGTCTCCGTTTATTACGGTAGCTGCCCCTGCAAAaggaccattctacccttccgaAAATCTTTCAAGAACTAAACCGGAGCTCGGCTGGAAAGGCTCAGCCGCCACCAGTGCATTTCGTCCCGCTAAACCGGTCCGCCCTCTTTTCGACTTCGACCTCAACATCGGAGTCGACGATTCCGGCCAAAACAATGCCCATGAAAACAGCGGAGGCGGACTCGATCTCGATCTAAATGCATGTCAAGAGCCACCGGAAACCGTCCAATTGCCGCCAAGGGTATTTCCGTCAAATTCAAATTCTTCACGTGGGTTTGACCTCAACGGACCTGGCGTGGAGGAGGCTATCAATATCAACCCCAGTGGTGGTGAAACGGTGCAATTTCAGAAAAAGGGTATGCAGTTTCTTCCAGCTGTTCCGAACATGAGAGTGAATAATAACATGGACATAGGGGTAAATATGTCATCTTGGTTTCCACCAAACAACACCTACCCCACCACCATCACAATTCCATCAATCCAGGAACAGAGTTATGTTCCTTCACAAAGAATGTTGTCCCCTGTCTTGTCATCAACTCCTGCAGTTGTCCCTTTCCAATATTCACCTTTCCCATTTGAAACCAATTTCCCTTTACCAAATTCGTTTCCACCCGTTTCAACCGCTTACATGGACTCATCGCCAGCTGGCGGGCCCACCTCCGCCCCCGGCCCCGGCCCCGGCCCCATTTGTTTCCCGACACAAACACAGCTGGTTCCAATGCCGTATCGCCCATCCTACTTCATGAGTCTACCTGGCGGTTCAAGTAATCCCGGAAAGTggggcggcggtggtggtggtggcggcggcggTCTGGATCTCAACTCCGGTCCCGGTGGCGGCACTGGCGGCGTATCGAAGCGGAAAGAGCCGGATGGTGGTTGGGATGGAGATAGGATAAGCTATAAACACCCGTCATGGCAGTAG